TTTTAATTAGTCCCATTGCTCTACCGTATACAAACGATACGGTCACGAAGAACAACAGGATGATGGGGATGATCCCTTTCAAAAACGGTGATGTCAAGAAGTCACCTGTCTTTGGATCACGCAACAGTGAACCTTCTGGAACGACCAGTACCCCTACAATGACTACGAAAATCAGCGCTGCGATACCCGCTTTGCGCAGTGCTTTGTTTTCTTGCGGAGTTACTTCTTCGAATTGTACGTTTCGATCGCCGTGATACGTGCCAAGACGTGGTTCGATCATTTTATCGGTAATCCATCCTCCAAAGAAAGCGAGGATGACAACGGAAGCTGACATGAAGAACCAGTTATCTACTGGTGTAACCATAGCATTTGGATCAATCGTTTTCGCTACTTCGGTACTGATCCCTGCCAAGAGAGCATCTGTACCGGCAATGAAAAAGTTCGCTGTAAAACCGGAGGATACACCAGCCATACCAGCTGCAAAGCCTGCAATCGGGTGACGCCCCATTGCCAAGAACACGAGACCGCCAAGCGGAGGAATAATAACCATGGCTGCATCAGAAGCTAGATTTCCCAAGATTCCGACAAATACAACGACATAACTGACAACCGATGCCGGAATGCCTGCCATCATTTTGCGTAGGACTGTTGTTAAAAGACCGATTTTTTCTGCTAGTCCAATTCCAAGCGTCATCGCCAGAACGAGACCAAGTGCTGGAAATTCAATAAAGTTTTTTAGCATACTTGTTAAAATCCAGTGAATCCCTTCGACGCTAAGCAAACTCTTAACGGCAACCTCTTCGCCTTTTGCAGGATGAATAACCGAAAAGTCCATGGCTGCGAGGATTGCGGAGACTACCATCAATACACCACACAAAATAATGAACAAGACAAATGGATGCGGGAGCTTATTCCCTACCGTTTCAATCCATTTTAGGATACCTTTTTGCTTCATCAAATCTGCTTGCACATTCGTGCCTTTCGCCATAGGTTCGCCCCCTAACTATTTAGTAGGAATTCAACTATCACAGGAAAAGTTCATTCTCACATAACAACTTTCTAATATGATTATATAATCTATAAAATGCATGTCAATAATTTCAAGAATATTATATGAAATTTTCGCTTTTCGGATAATTGCTGTCATTTACGGGTCTATAGTAATATAGAGATTGATTACGAATGATCACGGAGGAATGACGTATGTCTGATGTTATCGTGTTCAAAGGGGCCATCGCTTTCCCTATTACATTGGATCCAACCGTTTGGGTTTTTGATGAACGCAAATTCGATCTGAAAACATACGCGGGCGAAGATGATAGCTCGCTGGCTACACAAGCAAAGTATTTGGCTGGAACGGGGACCCAGTGGGATAAGGAATTGCGCGAAGGGGCTACGCTTCCTTCCGAACGAAAAAGCTTAGCCGAAGAACGTAAAGTGCTCGAAGGCGATTACGGAATGCGTCTTGATCCCTTCATTACAAACGCTGAGCCCTTACCAGAGGTGACCCATGTCCGTCTTCACCGCGAGGATCTGGAAGCGATCGTTCTTCCACTTGCAGAGGCAAGAAGAGCCATCCTGCAATTCTCCAAAGACGGCAGGCCTATTAAAGAGGACGGCCCTGTGTACTTCTATTTGCCAGAAGTGTTGCTTGCGAATGAAGAACCGATTAAAGGAATTACTGCTTTTGAGTTTATTATGGAGCAAGCGTAGATAGCAAAAGCCATCCTCCTTCGAAAAAAGAGGATGGCTTTTGCCATATGTTACGTATGTGTGATGATTTTGCTCTAGGCGCTGAACTGCGTGATACGGATTTTCCGATGCTGTAGTTCTTCGCGAAGCAATTCGATAAATGCTGCATCTAGTTGAAGGTCGACAGCT
The window above is part of the Brevibacillus antibioticus genome. Proteins encoded here:
- a CDS encoding AbgT family transporter, producing the protein MAKGTNVQADLMKQKGILKWIETVGNKLPHPFVLFIILCGVLMVVSAILAAMDFSVIHPAKGEEVAVKSLLSVEGIHWILTSMLKNFIEFPALGLVLAMTLGIGLAEKIGLLTTVLRKMMAGIPASVVSYVVVFVGILGNLASDAAMVIIPPLGGLVFLAMGRHPIAGFAAGMAGVSSGFTANFFIAGTDALLAGISTEVAKTIDPNAMVTPVDNWFFMSASVVILAFFGGWITDKMIEPRLGTYHGDRNVQFEEVTPQENKALRKAGIAALIFVVIVGVLVVPEGSLLRDPKTGDFLTSPFLKGIIPIILLFFVTVSFVYGRAMGLIKTSKDIPQYMSEAIKDMSGFIVLAFTAAQFIAFFNWSNIGILMAVNGAEFMTHMGLTGLPIIIAFTLFTGVCSLFITSGSALWAILAPVFMPMLMLLDYNPAFIQAAYRIADSATNTISPVNPYIPLILAFYQKYNKNAGMGTIFSTMTPFAIVFLVVWILQLTLWYYLDLPFGPGVYAR
- a CDS encoding sporulation histidine kinase inhibitor Sda, which produces MKYLSDQMLIEVYHRAVDLQLDAAFIELLREELQHRKIRITQFSA